One Halioglobus japonicus DNA segment encodes these proteins:
- the yihA gene encoding ribosome biogenesis GTP-binding protein YihA/YsxC, whose product MTDPDPIDAPKAPDYRQAQFLTSAAKLHQCPEDEGWEVAFAGRSNAGKSSAINSLTNNKKLAKTSKTPGRTQLINFFELTPDQRLVDLPGYGFAKVPVAVKKEWTKQLENYLAKRQSLRGMILLMDVRHPLQPFDQQMLDWALAAQMPVHILLTKADKLKKGPANNSLLSVRKQLKEHEELVSVQLFSALKHTGHEELRAVLDHWLTDMGIFENDEIESV is encoded by the coding sequence ATGACTGACCCGGACCCAATCGACGCTCCGAAGGCCCCGGACTACCGCCAGGCTCAGTTCCTGACCAGTGCGGCCAAACTGCACCAGTGCCCGGAAGACGAGGGCTGGGAAGTGGCGTTCGCGGGCCGTTCAAATGCGGGAAAATCGAGTGCAATCAATAGCTTAACGAACAACAAGAAGCTCGCCAAAACCTCCAAGACCCCGGGCCGCACCCAGCTAATCAATTTCTTCGAGCTCACCCCCGACCAGCGCCTGGTCGACCTGCCTGGTTACGGTTTTGCCAAGGTTCCTGTCGCGGTTAAGAAGGAATGGACCAAGCAACTGGAGAACTACCTGGCCAAGCGCCAGTCCCTGCGCGGCATGATTTTGCTCATGGACGTCCGCCACCCGCTGCAGCCTTTCGACCAGCAAATGCTCGACTGGGCCCTCGCCGCCCAGATGCCGGTACACATTCTGCTCACCAAAGCCGACAAACTCAAAAAGGGTCCGGCCAACAACAGCCTGCTCTCGGTGCGTAAGCAGCTCAAGGAACACGAGGAGCTGGTCAGCGTGCAATTGTTCTCGGCGCTGAAGCATACGGGCCATGAGGAGTTGCGGGCGGTGCTCGATCACTGGCTTACCGATATGGGGATCTTTGAGAACGACGAGATCGAGTCTGTTTGA
- a CDS encoding zinc-dependent peptidase: protein MATTIFLLIVAAGFGLFLYQTFWRDKLIRRRPFAPEWRAILVKNVPVYQALEPREQTRLEELIQLFLAKKDFYGCGGLEMTDEIRLTIAGQACLLLVGRGWQVYPGLMSVLVYPSAFMAQREQRQEDGTVSHGDHHLLGESWSNGKVILSWDDVTSGGRDFHDGHNVVLHEFAHQLDGLSGATNGAPPLGGSGHETWAQVFSDNYEDLQARAAQGLPTVLDRYGTTNPAEFFAVATEAFYERPSALERVRPDLYTELQRYYRIDPKRWEREYEPPPRQAPATPWPNKCD from the coding sequence ATGGCCACAACCATTTTTCTGCTCATCGTCGCCGCCGGTTTCGGCCTGTTTCTGTACCAGACCTTCTGGCGCGACAAGCTCATTCGCAGACGGCCTTTCGCGCCCGAATGGCGCGCTATTCTTGTGAAGAATGTGCCCGTTTATCAAGCGCTTGAGCCCCGCGAGCAAACCCGCCTGGAAGAACTTATCCAGCTCTTTCTGGCCAAGAAGGATTTCTACGGCTGCGGCGGTCTGGAGATGACCGACGAGATCCGCCTGACGATAGCCGGTCAGGCCTGCCTGCTGTTGGTGGGCCGCGGCTGGCAGGTTTACCCCGGTTTAATGTCCGTGCTCGTGTATCCCAGCGCGTTTATGGCACAGCGCGAGCAGCGACAGGAAGACGGCACCGTCAGCCACGGCGACCACCATCTGCTGGGCGAGTCCTGGTCCAACGGCAAGGTGATTCTGTCCTGGGATGATGTGACGTCCGGCGGACGGGACTTTCACGATGGCCACAACGTGGTACTGCACGAATTTGCCCACCAGCTGGACGGTCTTTCCGGCGCCACCAATGGCGCACCGCCCCTCGGGGGCAGCGGCCACGAGACCTGGGCTCAGGTGTTCAGCGATAACTACGAGGATTTGCAGGCCAGGGCGGCGCAGGGGCTGCCGACCGTGCTAGACCGCTATGGCACTACCAACCCCGCTGAGTTTTTTGCGGTGGCCACCGAGGCTTTCTACGAGCGCCCGTCGGCGCTGGAACGGGTCAGGCCCGATCTCTATACCGAGTTGCAGCGCTACTACCGGATCGATCCCAAACGGTGGGAGCGGGAGTATGAGCCACCGCCGCGTCAGGCTCCCGCAACGCCGTGGCCCAACAAATGCGATTAG